A genomic window from Roseovarius sp. THAF9 includes:
- a CDS encoding NAD-dependent succinate-semialdehyde dehydrogenase, translating into MAYETRNPYTGTLLETFPDATDAEVHQAIETAHAAFLSWKETSFEERARVMHNAAEILRRDVDIFANLLTVEMGKLVPEAKAEVALSADIFDYYANNAEALLAPEKLPVADPNEGDAVLSAEPLGVLLAIEPWNFPFYQVVRIAAPQLSAGNTMLLKHASNVPQAAAAFEKLMLDAGLPQGAFKNLYATRSQIETIIGDPRVHGVALTGSEGAGSVIASQAGKALKKSTLELGGADAFVVLADAEMEKTIRWAVFGRHWNGGQVCVSSKRMIIVDDVYDQFLEGYTAGVAKLKAGDPLDPTTTLAPLSSEAAAEEIKDKIRQAVSYGATATEVGPRVPNSGAFVQPTILTDISEDNPARYWEFFGPVSMLFRAKDEADAVRIANDSPFGLGGSVFTADPKHGAEIAKQISTGMVFVNHPTMAKADLPFGGIGRSGYGRELVGLGIKEFINHKLISVVDIDAPF; encoded by the coding sequence ATGGCCTATGAAACACGAAATCCATACACTGGTACTCTTCTGGAAACCTTTCCAGATGCAACCGACGCGGAAGTTCATCAAGCGATTGAAACTGCTCATGCTGCATTTCTATCGTGGAAGGAAACCAGCTTTGAAGAACGCGCGCGAGTGATGCACAATGCCGCTGAAATATTGCGGCGTGATGTCGATATTTTCGCCAATCTGTTGACTGTTGAGATGGGCAAACTTGTGCCCGAAGCCAAAGCAGAAGTTGCTCTGTCAGCGGACATCTTTGACTATTACGCAAACAATGCCGAGGCGCTATTGGCTCCCGAAAAGCTGCCAGTGGCCGACCCCAATGAAGGTGACGCCGTCCTTTCTGCGGAGCCGCTTGGGGTTTTGCTCGCGATCGAGCCCTGGAACTTCCCATTCTATCAGGTGGTCCGTATCGCTGCACCACAGCTGTCCGCAGGCAATACCATGTTGCTCAAACACGCCTCCAATGTTCCGCAGGCCGCCGCCGCATTCGAAAAGCTGATGCTGGATGCTGGTTTGCCTCAGGGTGCGTTCAAGAACCTCTATGCAACACGGTCTCAGATCGAAACCATCATTGGCGATCCCCGCGTTCATGGCGTTGCGCTCACCGGATCGGAAGGGGCCGGCTCGGTCATCGCCTCGCAGGCTGGCAAGGCTTTGAAAAAATCGACGCTTGAGCTTGGCGGTGCAGATGCTTTTGTGGTGTTGGCCGATGCGGAAATGGAGAAAACCATCAGATGGGCGGTCTTTGGCCGACACTGGAATGGTGGTCAGGTCTGTGTGTCTTCAAAGCGCATGATTATTGTTGATGATGTCTATGATCAGTTTCTTGAAGGCTACACTGCGGGTGTCGCCAAGCTGAAAGCTGGTGATCCGCTGGACCCAACCACAACCTTGGCCCCCCTGTCTTCCGAAGCCGCCGCAGAAGAGATCAAAGACAAAATACGTCAGGCGGTATCCTACGGAGCCACAGCAACCGAAGTCGGGCCGCGCGTTCCCAATTCGGGTGCTTTCGTTCAGCCGACCATCCTGACCGATATTTCAGAAGACAACCCCGCTCGGTATTGGGAGTTTTTCGGTCCGGTTTCGATGCTTTTTCGCGCAAAGGACGAGGCGGACGCCGTACGCATTGCCAACGATTCACCATTTGGGTTGGGCGGGTCGGTGTTCACGGCCGATCCGAAGCATGGCGCGGAGATTGCGAAACAGATTTCTACGGGCATGGTCTTTGTCAATCACCCGACCATGGCGAAGGCGGATCTTCCTTTCGGTGGCATCGGGCGTTCGGGCTACGGCCGCGAACTGGTCGGGCTCGGCATCAAGGAGTTCATCAATCACAAGCTGATCTCAGTGGTTGATATCGACGCCCCGTTCTAA
- a CDS encoding alkene reductase → MSAIPETDLFSPVVVGPYTLSNRIVMAPLTRARSPENIATPMMQEYYAQRASAGLIISEGVNISPQATGYAFTPGIWTDEQIESWRPVTAGVHDKGGRIFAQLWHVGRVSHPDVQAGGILPVAPSAVRPEVDAFTPDGKKPALTPRALALEELPGIVADYAQATRNALAAGFDGVEIHAANGYLLDQFMRDGANQRTDAYGGSVENRIRLTLEVTKAVAAICDDGRTGIRISPISTANGLTDSNPEPVFTALVDQLNDIDLAYLHVVEGVTGGARAVEGGFDLNILRQRFNGIYIANNGYDRDLAIAARRSDAADLVAFGRPYIANPDLVARLQQNAPLNALDGATAYGGGAEGYIDYPVLPHE, encoded by the coding sequence ATGTCAGCCATCCCTGAAACCGACCTCTTTTCCCCCGTCGTTGTCGGACCTTATACGCTGTCAAACCGCATCGTAATGGCCCCCCTAACCCGCGCGCGGTCCCCCGAAAACATCGCCACCCCAATGATGCAGGAATATTACGCCCAACGCGCATCGGCAGGCCTGATCATCAGTGAAGGCGTGAACATTTCGCCGCAGGCCACAGGGTACGCCTTTACTCCCGGGATCTGGACCGACGAGCAAATCGAAAGCTGGCGCCCCGTCACGGCCGGTGTGCATGATAAGGGTGGCCGCATCTTTGCTCAGCTGTGGCATGTCGGCAGGGTGTCCCACCCGGATGTGCAGGCCGGTGGGATATTGCCTGTCGCTCCCTCCGCTGTTCGCCCTGAAGTGGATGCGTTCACTCCGGATGGAAAGAAACCAGCACTCACACCGCGGGCGCTGGCTCTGGAGGAGTTGCCGGGGATTGTCGCAGATTACGCGCAAGCGACGCGCAACGCTCTTGCCGCAGGGTTTGATGGCGTCGAGATTCACGCCGCGAACGGATACTTACTCGATCAGTTCATGCGTGACGGGGCCAACCAGCGTACTGATGCCTATGGCGGATCGGTCGAGAACCGCATTCGGCTGACACTTGAGGTCACGAAAGCTGTCGCGGCCATCTGCGATGATGGCCGCACAGGGATTCGGATATCTCCGATCAGCACGGCCAATGGCCTTACGGACAGCAATCCTGAACCCGTGTTCACCGCACTTGTCGATCAGTTGAATGATATTGATCTGGCTTATCTCCACGTTGTGGAAGGTGTGACGGGCGGAGCACGAGCCGTCGAGGGTGGATTTGATCTGAATATCTTGCGGCAGCGTTTCAACGGGATCTACATCGCCAACAATGGCTATGACAGAGACCTTGCAATTGCGGCGCGCCGCAGTGACGCCGCCGATCTAGTCGCCTTTGGTCGTCCCTATATTGCCAACCCGGACCTCGTGGCCCGGCTACAGCAGAACGCACCCCTCAACGCACTTGACGGCGCGACCGCATATGGCGGCGGGGCCGAGGGATACATCGATTACCCTGTTCTCCCACATGAGTGA
- a CDS encoding aldo/keto reductase — protein sequence MKTRNLGAGLGATSAIGLGCMGMSEFYGPTDRDQSYETLDRALELGVTFYDTADIYGNGANETLLSDFVRQNRDNLTLATKFAIIRSDDPTARHIDTSPAYVKQAVEASLKRLGIDQIDLYYAHRLDGVTPIEDTVGAMADLIKEGKIRGIGLSEISAQTLRRANAVHPVAAVQTEYSLWSRDPEAEMLATCAELGTAFVPYSPLGRGFLTGKVTTLSDLADDDFRHTQPRFADGNLDQNLNLLEQYRAIADSAGCSPAQLALAWVLAQGDHIIPIPGTKRRTYLEDNIGAADVTLNENILTRLDTLFPRGAAAGDRYTEQGMQMTDL from the coding sequence ATGAAAACGCGTAATCTGGGCGCCGGACTTGGCGCGACATCAGCCATTGGACTTGGCTGCATGGGCATGTCCGAATTCTACGGCCCAACCGACCGCGATCAATCCTATGAAACGCTGGACCGTGCGCTTGAATTGGGCGTCACGTTCTACGACACCGCCGATATCTATGGCAACGGCGCGAATGAAACCTTATTGTCGGATTTCGTTCGGCAAAACCGGGACAACCTCACGCTGGCGACCAAGTTCGCAATCATCCGTTCCGACGATCCGACCGCACGGCATATCGACACCAGCCCAGCCTATGTGAAACAGGCGGTCGAGGCGTCGCTGAAACGTCTGGGGATTGATCAGATCGACCTCTATTACGCGCATCGCCTTGATGGGGTGACCCCGATCGAGGACACGGTCGGAGCGATGGCCGATCTTATCAAAGAAGGTAAGATCAGGGGGATCGGGTTAAGCGAAATCTCCGCACAAACTTTGCGTCGGGCAAATGCGGTGCACCCGGTTGCGGCGGTTCAGACAGAGTATTCGCTGTGGTCGCGCGACCCAGAGGCAGAGATGCTGGCCACGTGCGCCGAATTGGGCACGGCTTTTGTACCCTACAGCCCGCTTGGGCGCGGCTTTCTGACCGGCAAGGTCACCACACTAAGCGACCTGGCTGATGATGATTTCCGGCACACCCAGCCGCGCTTTGCCGATGGAAATCTGGATCAGAATCTGAACTTGCTGGAGCAATACCGTGCCATCGCCGACAGCGCCGGATGCTCGCCTGCGCAACTGGCGCTCGCATGGGTCTTGGCCCAAGGCGATCATATTATTCCGATCCCGGGCACCAAACGGCGCACCTATCTTGAAGACAATATTGGGGCCGCCGATGTCACACTAAACGAGAACATTCTCACCCGCCTCGATACCTTGTTCCCACGCGGCGCTGCCGCTGGCGACCGTTACACGGAACAAGGGATGCAGATGACCGATCTGTAG